The Pseudomonas sp. KU26590 genomic sequence TCATGGCAGGAAGTCCCCACGCTCGGCCAGCAGATCGCGGGCAAGGTATAACGCAGCCAGCGCGCGCCCTTCAGTGAACTGCGGATTCTGAACAAGACTGGAAAGCTCACGCAGATTGACCTTGTCCACACGCATCGGCTCAGGCTCGTCGCCGGGCAGGGTTTCCTCGTACAAATCGGTGGCCAGCACGACCTGTATTTTCTGGCTCATGTAGCCGGGCGAAAGCGACAGTTCGGTCAGGTGCACCAAGGTCCGTGCGCCATAACCGGCCTCTTCCTTGAGCTCGCGATTAGCGGCGGCCAGCACGTCTTCGCCCGGCTCAATCAGACCTTTGGGCAGCGACAGCTCGTACTGATCCGTGCCGCCGCAGTATTCCTCGATCAGTACGGCGTGATCGGCATCAAGCATGGCCACGATCATCACCGCGCCATAGCCACTGCCGCTGCCGCTGCCGACCAGCCGCTCATAGGTACGCTCGACGCCGTTGGAAAAGCGCAACTGCACTTCTTCAACGCGGAACAAACGGCTGCTCGCGACGATTTCGCGAGAGA encodes the following:
- the nudE gene encoding ADP compounds hydrolase NudE, producing the protein MQQKPTVLSREIVASSRLFRVEEVQLRFSNGVERTYERLVGSGSGSGYGAVMIVAMLDADHAVLIEEYCGGTDQYELSLPKGLIEPGEDVLAAANRELKEEAGYGARTLVHLTELSLSPGYMSQKIQVVLATDLYEETLPGDEPEPMRVDKVNLRELSSLVQNPQFTEGRALAALYLARDLLAERGDFLP